The sequence ggaccaggggtgactctagaatgtgtttgtacgatatgggtatcaaattaaaggtgttaattagtattttaaaagggcgtgggccttagttctataggtggacgccttttcgagatatcgccataaaggtggaccaggggtgactctagaatttgcttgtacgatatgggtatcaaatgaaaggtgttaatgagtattttaaaagggcgtgggccttagttctataggtagacgctttttcgggatatcgccataaaggtggaccaggggtgactctagaatttgtttgtacgatatgggtatgaaaagagaggtgttaatgagtattttaaaaaggagtgggccttagttctatgggtggacgccttttcgggatatcgccataaacgtggaccaggggtgactctagaatgcgtttgtacaatatggttatccaatgaaaggtgttaatgagtattttaaaagggcgtgggccttagttctataggtggacgccttttcgagatatcgtcataaaagtggccagcggtgactctagaatttgtttgtacgatatgggtatcaaatgcaaggtgttaatgagtattttaaaagggagtgggccttagttttataggtggatgccttttcgagatatcgccataaaggtgggccaggggtgactctagaatttttttgtacgatatgggtatcaaatgaaaggtgttaatgagtattttaaaatggagtgggccttagttctatatgtggacgccttttcgagatatcgccataaacgtggaccaggggtgactctagaatgtgttagtacgatatgggtatcaaattaaaggtgttaatgagtattttaaaagggagtggcccatagttgtatatgtgaaggcgttttcgagatatcgaccaaaatggggaccagggtgatccagaacatcatctgtcgggtaccgctaatttatttatatatgtaataccacgaacagtattccttccaagattccaagggcttttgatttcgccctgcaaaactttttcattttcttctacttaatatggtaggtgtcacacccattttaccaagtttttttctaaagttatatttgcgtcaatagaccaatacaattaccatgtttcatcccttttttcgtatttggtatataattatggaatttttttcatttttcgtaattttcgatatcgaaaaagtgggcgtggtcttagtaggattccggccattttttacaccaatataaagtgagttcagataagtacgtgaactgagtttagtaaagatatatcgatttttgctcaagttatcgtgttaacggccgagcgggaggacagacggctgactgtgtataaaaactgggcgtggcttcaaccgatttcgctcattttcgcagaaaagagttatcgccatagaagctatgctctaaccaaatttcacaaggatttacttatatactgtaaagatattaacttttattttaaaatttgaattaaaaaaattttttttttcacaagtgggcgtggtcgttctccgattttgctaatttttattaagcagacatatagtaatacaagtaacgttcctgccaaatttcatcatgatatcttcaacgactgccaaattacaacttgcaaaacttcaaaattaccttcttttaaaagtgggcggtgccacgcccattgtccaacattttctTAGTTTtcagttctgcgtcataagttcaactcacctaccaagtttcatcgcttaatccgtatttggtaatgaattatcccactttttagatttttcgaaattttcgatatcgaaaaagtgggtgtggttattgtccgatatcgttcattttaaatagcgatctgagatgagtgcccaggaacctacctaccaaatttcatcaagatacctcaaaatttactcaagttatcgtgttaacggacagacgcacggacggacggacggacggacatggctcaatggaattgtttttcgatactgatgattttgatatatggaagtctatatctatctcgattcctttatacctgtacaaccaaccgttatccaatcaaagttaatatactctgtgagctctgctcaactgagtataaaaaggctaaAGACTTATATATAACTTTTTATAACTTTAAGGCTTTCCcgcttatatacatatgttttaatGTCTAACAAGTCTCAACAGGCATACGCACATTTGTTACAATacattaatagcgttttcttttctggctaaagtgttacgctttttgtacgccgcgcaagggttgttctTTTCTAAAAGACATGTGGTATTtcgtttttttgtgaaaattgttgcctgctcgcaacgcaaaagctttacgcttttaccctgtataaaatggcggtgtggcagtacaactctgtgaaactctcaattcgctcttaagttccacatatactcttttaatatgagtgaatttggtgagtagaaatgttctttgtatgcactataaatgttgaacattttctggggtaggagtaactctacttaggcaacaatttattacagaaaagaaaacgctataagtcaaATGTACTAGATCTGTGCCGAACCACCGTCATCCCTGATTATGAGACTGGTATGCGTAATGCATTAAAACGTTTATACCCAAAAACACAAATGGTTGGCTGCTGGTTTCATTATACAAAAGCTTTACTGTGAAAAGCGTTAAATATTCCTAAATTCATTACATAACTCAACAAAGATAAAAAAGCAAAAGAAACATTTAACACATTCATTTACTTGCCATTATTAAAGCCTACATACTTAATAAAGGGATTCGATAGTTTTAAAGTCGAAGTCATGGATTACTTTAAACCATTTATAAGATATTTCCATTCACAGTGGATGAAAAAGGTAAATATAActgatttaaaactttttccaatAATGTataagtttattattattaatctagGTAAAACCAGAAAATTTTTCTGTCTATGGAGAATCAATTAGAAAAAGTAGTATGGCCGAAACTTTTCACAGCCGATTAAATATTTCAATTCTGAAACATGgaaacttttacaaatttttggatACGTTGTGCGGGCTAGATGAAGTGAAGTCTAATGATTACAACAAATCAAGATGTGGATTAACTtcaataagtagaagaaaaagaagcTCCTCTGCAAATCTTGACAAATTTAATAAAGACCGCTTAAAActcttgaaaaataaaaaaattacgatACACGAAATTTTACTGCAATTCTCAAACATGAAATCAATTATGGTCTCTAATGATTTCTTAAACGAAATCCACACATCTGACAGTGAATCGAGTGATGAAGATACTGCAGAGATTTTACCTGAAGATGAAAGTCTGAAGGATTATATTCTTTGCGTTATATGCTGCTTACGAGAACGGCAACTTTTGTTTGTTCcatgcaaacattttaaagtttGCAATCAATGTTTTCAGCAAATGAAAAATAATGCAGAGGAAGCTAATGCTGATATGAAATGTCCGATTTGCCGATCAGTCATTAATGATGCCTTCCCTATATTTTACTAAACTTTACTATGCTTACTTCGTTAAATGTTGTTGTATATAtgaatttttcaaaacttttgttaaataaaactTATGTTCATTAaagtattttttcttaaatatgcaTATTATTCTGCAATCTGTTATTCTAGCAAACGCCTAAAACCAGTCAATTTGTAAATAGAACGTTGCTAGATACGACGTTTTCGAAGTAAGACAGCCCAGCGATGGCGATGTTCCACTCTGGTAACAAAATAGTATATTTGAGCAATAAGCCAAAATTCGAGTTTTTCCCATAGTGGTAATAAAGCAAACCTCCAAATTTTGTGTTATTTCTCATTTGAATGggaaataacacaaattttgtgTTATTGTCGTTTGGGTTACTGCTCAAGAAGaagattaaataaatgtaaggcgcgattatctccgaagagattttaggcccagattctcttccaatttgcgtcgtggtcttCTTGattttatcctacaaattggcgggacgggacctacttgttttgtgccgactccgaacggcatctgcagagcagatgagttttcactgagagttttcatgacagaaatacactcagagtgcttgctaaacactgccgaggagcgacccgcttagacaaatttttacttctaattgaaaaaatttgtttctaaaattttgatgttgctttggcgtGAACCAAGGATATTTGGTGTGGATgacggagcacgataccatcacaccacggcggccgctgcttattaaaaaaatgttcaaatactACAAAAGAAGTTATAGTACTTTAAATGTTTAAAACTCGAATATCTCAAAACGTAAATTAGTTGAATTAATAAATGTTTCGCTTGTTATCTATAAAGAATACTCAGCAACCTAAATAGACACCATCTCGGTCATGGTGGAGATAAGCCTAAGGTGTCCCTATAGTCCCCGAAGGATAGGTGTCCCTATAGTCCCCGAAGATTCCGTTGCAGCGAATCTTTGTCTACACATAAAACAAGTCACGAAAGATTCGAAAGTATAAgaaaatctgaattaaataaGCATCAACTTATTCATTGTAACGAAAAGCCGCATAAGTGTGAATTTTTTTGCCTTATCGAACTTacctaaattaaataaaattactgCCCCTATTACGGctaacaactcaacttagttgggttgtaattaaaacaactcaactttaaaacaactcaactcctgtttggtattaccaattacaacttattttcagttgaagttgaattgatgttgccaacctaagaaagtgatgatttgacagataaatgaaaagctgatcaatttgtggcggaaatttaagcatttgcaaaagttattttgttattaaaagcaaaacggatattatatgaaatctattttataatggcgaaaatgttggtgattgatatgtcgcgaatacgaaaaagagtcgcgtgatcattccaatcccttggaactaccaagcaccaagtaggaaaatgttCAAGTGACAAATTATGAGCTTCAAATGAacttattttgcagatttgaaaggaagaattttactcattactaaacacaattaaggacaatttccgcaaacgcgttcggGGGAAGGCGTtatccctattttaaaattatgcgccacactcagattccttgctgatagcagctatcaaaaatgcggTGGAAATgatttggtgttggactggttttagatattattgtggagcatatttgtgcgaattggattaaaacccaaacagcaaaaattgtattttactctaaaacaggtttcacaggagtagtgattagtatcaatggaaCTCAcattcgcataatttcacctattttggctgcatccgaaggctggctcgtccaacttcggaatgtcgctccataaagtcaaaaatttgtacaatgtaatccttcgtttaaacattgttttttctataaatgtgtacaaaattgttaatTATTGTTTGataaaaaaaggtttaactaccggctttcaattttttgttttttttttttttggtaaagttttatgagcccgtgcaccatctaactcttatcaagggtggtatcaaaagacgggtttcgatctccgtttttaggaccgaaagcggaaattaaaaattttatttctgtcgaaaaatatttacaaaaacccacaaaatggcccgaaagggtccgaaatatgaggcccgattcacagtttttttgcacagaacatatttctgcgttggcggcctttggccgcgatttgtaaaaataaccctgggtgggtcgaacacctttctgcgttagtgtgtacaaaaaatcttgcaaaatacaacaaccacatgaaaatttgaaccaaaattatatgacaaaaatcaaattttaaatttttgtttccggattcttaaatcggaggtcgaagcgTGTcctttgataccaactttgaaaatttttgttaaaaattaggtggtgaaccctGTTGTAAAAcggaacattttttcaaaacaactgcaaaattgtatgagacaactgctagtaatcagttgtaagattttgacgtctttgacaactacaccaacacaaggttgtaaacggtaatgccacgaaaggttgttagactagacaactcaaccgagaTTTTTTTTGActggttgagttgtaatctgtaatatgAAGTTGCGAAATTTCAATCCaaacagagttgagttgtaaacggtaataggggcatacgTCACCTATATCTTAATCGTTATAATTGTCATAACCGCCATTATTCGATCTTCACTTATTCCaatatgtataaaaataaatatgtaaattattataaacaaattattaatttaattttatctcaatttattaatttcaaaaacttggtaaaattaaattaaaggaaaaactTTGCAATAGAATATAAGTATTTTGTAAGTAATGTTAATTTTGATGTAAAGTAATTTTCTCTAACGTTAAATTTacctaaaatataaataaaacttttaTTAATCGCCAATTTGATGGGTAAAATTAAtgtttttctcttaaaatttcgCAAACTACATAGATACATGGAAATGATTACTTTATCTTTGAAGAAATTCGTTTCTACTAAGCGCCAATCCTATTTTCAAATAGCTTGGTATCTGCATTTTATTCTCTGATTCTCTCCCTAGACAACGCAGCGCTTGATTTACCTTTTAAATTGAATTGTAATTTAAGCGGTAAAACGCATTGAGCTTATAATTTATACTTTTtctcaatataaaaaaatcgcTAATGATTGTTAAGCCAAAACAAAACATGTgtttttttactttaattatattTCAAATCGTTTCTTTATTTTGCAATCCAATtctaacaataaataaaaaagtatgaaATTAAGTACTATTTTAAAACTCGGGCCCTTTTTTATGCCCCATTCTTttgtacttccaaaatacaacctggagctcactggagctaagggcgttcgatatgtcaaatcttcctccaccttTTATCATTACATTATGGCCAAAAGGCTTAAGCTGCTGGCGAaattgacatagtcataacgccattgtcataaccatatttataccatggtggaatcaccaggtgaagtaaataaaaagagatagaagatgtacgctatctgagaTGGTAGGGATGCATTTTAGAAGGGAAAACGGGGTAAAATAGCATTAAGTTTTTACCCCTTTTGGTAGAAAGGGGGAAATAATAAAATTGTGCAAACTGCTATATATCATCTGATTTTTTTCATTGAAACCCTGTTTAGAATAAAAAGCATAAGTATGACTTCTTGAATTATGATTTCTAGACGACTTacggtatatatatataaaacgccATATTTTAGAAATTAAATAATTCGATGAAAGCTTAGTCTTTGGATTCGAAGATGGCCATATTATTGTTTAAAATTTGAAACGTCAAAAGGAAGTTGTATACTGATTTTTGTATGGGGGCAAAGGATACTTCTTGCAATCGGGatctttcaaaaaaataaaagtaaatgaaagtaaataaaaaaaatacttctcTGCTTAAAAAGTACAAGTTTACCTTCAGGACTTCAAGCACTTATTGAGATATttaatacgtacatatgtgcattttACTTCTGAAGAAGAGTTTCTTTACTTCTAAAGGAAGGGCTATTCCCCCGCTAAGCTTAATGAGCTTATCGGAAAAACGTTCCATTCCGAAAACTGATTCTCCATTAAACTTTTGAAATAAGCGTTCTCATAAATTAATTTTTCTTGTAAACAATACTGACGGTCCATGCGATAACTCGCCTATCCATGTAAAAGTACTATCGTGCGATTCATTATCTGACAAATTTAACCTCCTTATAatatatccagccaaatattcaATACCGTCCTCCGCCAACTCATCCAAAACATCATCACCGAATCCACGAACAAGCTCGATTAAGGACTCGTCCTGTTGAGCTTCTTCAAAATTGTGTGAATTGACTTGAATATCACCCAATTCGAGCCATTCAGTATCGTCAGGCTCAACGTTACCCCTTCCTCTTTCCTAAATTTCAGTATTTCGTGCTATAAAAGTGCGGAAATAAATTACTATTGGAATGTTACAATGAGTTTTATTAGGTTAGATGCTACCTAATAAGTACTTGCGAAGCCGGTACTTAAACTGTAGCGGGCTGGGGTGATCGTGCAGTCCCCCTATGCTTCTCATCGCACTGAAAAAGTTTTCAAGTATATCTTGATTGAGCCTGTACGTTACCACATATTGCATCCCGTACTGGCAGGTTACGTATTCGTACAAGCCTTTGAGGCTTGCATTTGTCATCAATATTCCCTCTTGAAACGGCAACAGCACATTCCTGTCTTCTACAATGTTTTGTCCGAATATATAACGCATCCTGTCTAGTATGATTTCCTGGTTTGCAATATCCATGCCATACAGTTTTTTGGCTGCGGTATTGCTTATTGTGCTCAACTTCGATTTGAGGAGATCAAACCAGTCGTTCACTAAATCAAAAAATTCTGCCGTTTCGCAAGGATTTGTTATTTCTTTGCGAAGTACGTAGCACCGTCTTATGGCACAAGCTACAGAGTGAGAAAATAACTCCGCCGCTAATTTAACTTGTTGGCGACGTTCGCGTTTGACGGTTAAGTGCTCATTCGTCAATTTGTATGGTATTGGCACAGCCGAAATAACGTGTGGTTCATCACCTGACGTACTGCCTCTTTATTTATACGCTTTCCCTCTACAATATATTCGTTGTCCAAAAATGGCTTCGTATTAACTTAAGCAGATGGGGTGTATCCGCGAACACAAAAACTTTTCCTTCATTTATTGACGGATGACTGAACCATGTTCTTTCTGTGTGTAAgaaatatatacttatatatatatatatgtgcactACTTATAAAAACATGTGTTGTACCTGGTGATATACCTACCTCTTTCCAAAGGTTTCGGTTGTGTGGTCCTATATCCGATACCATAGCAACCACCGGATAGCCAGCCATACAAAGCTCAT is a genomic window of Eurosta solidaginis isolate ZX-2024a chromosome 4, ASM4086904v1, whole genome shotgun sequence containing:
- the LOC137248086 gene encoding uncharacterized protein, yielding MRRELFNIKHEKFPKMPTNFEHIKTMFTIEQMYKRFGVSRYKKEESEFNTDAVINTNFSYSLFASPTIVNCLRSITNLSDSRTYIADATFSVVPSSKQFKQLLINHIVSADHPTYLIKGFDSFKVEVMDYFKPFIRYFHSQWMKKVKPENFSVYGESIRKSSMAETFHSRLNISILKHGNFYKFLDTLCGLDEVKSNDYNKSRCGLTSISRRKRSSSANLDKFNKDRLKLLKNKKITIHEILLQFSNMKSIMVSNDFLNEIHTSDSESSDEDTAEILPEDESLKDYILCVICCLRERQLLFVPCKHFKVCNQCFQQMKNNAEEANADMKCPICRSVINDAFPIFY